A window of Cervus elaphus chromosome 23, mCerEla1.1, whole genome shotgun sequence genomic DNA:
TGGGTGGGAAATAGCCCTGCAAGTGTGTAAACTTCAGAAACATCTGATCTGTTCTGTCctgtttcagtcttggaaggACAATGGCTGCCTCTGACGTGACTGAGAGACCCACAGCATCACTTCAGTAGAATTCCCCCCAAAAATGCCAAGCCGAAGCCAATCAaaaggaaacatcagacaaactcaAACTTAGGGACATTTCACAAAGCAACCAGACTGGACGCCTCAAAACCATCAATGTCATGAAAGAATGAAGAACTGTTCCAGATTAAAAGAGATCAAAGAAATATGACAACTAAATGGAATGTGTGATCCAGGGGTTTTCTGTAGCTAAAGATTAGACAATAGAAATTTGTGAATGTTAATGTCCTGATTTTTATAATTGTACTGTGGCTATTTTTATAATTGTACTGTGGTTATGTAAGAAAATGCCTTTGCTTCTAGGAAAAATCCAAAACTATTTAGCTATAAAAGGCTGTCATatctgagatatatatatatatatatgtgtatatatatatatatatacacacacacacacacatataaaaactatatttgtggggctttcctggtggtccggtggttaagaattcaccttgcaatgcaggggacgcaggtttgatctctggttgggaaactaagatcacacatgacACAGAGCAAttaaacccacacaccacaagaGAGTCCATGCACCTCAACGAAAGATCCTACATGATGCAACAAAAAGACCcaacacaggacttccctggtgcctcagtgtggggaatccacctgccaatgcagtagacatgggtttgatccccgatgcaggaggatctcacatgccgcagagcaactaggcACATGTGCCACACCTATTAAgactgtgttctagagcccaggagccacaactactgagcccacgtgctacaactactgaagctcacctgcccagagcccatgctccacaacaagagaatccactgcagtgaGCAACCTGCCCACCACAACTGGAGGTAGTCCTCgctctctgcagctagagaaaaagcctgtgcagcagcaaagacctagcacagccaaaaataaataaatgaaattattttttaaaaaagacccaacacagacaaatagatattttttaaaactgtatttgtgtatacttttatatatatgtatatgtatatgggcttccctggtggctcagaaggtaaagaatctgcctgcagtgcaggagacctagattcgatcCTTCAGttaggaagatccttggagaaggaaatggttacccactccagcattcttgcctggagaatcccatggacagaggagcctgttgggctacagtccatgggatcacaaagagtccgacactactgagtgactaacactttcactttcgtgtgtgtgtatgggcttcccaggtagtgctagtggtaaagaatccacctgacaatgcagaaaaaggagacttgagttcagtccctgggtcagaaagattccctggaggagggcatggcaacccagtctcatattcttgcctgaagaatcccgtagacagaggagcctggagggctacagtccatggggtctcaaggagtcagatatgactgaagtgacttagcatgcccgCATATAttcatacatgcatacatgtatatatagaggaggaaatgaaaaggtTACAGTggtaaaatattcatatttggGAAATCTGGGTGAAAGATCTATGGGAATTCTTTGTACTGTTCTTGCAAATTTTTGGTAGGTCTGAAAGTCCATGGAGAAGGCCAGTGGCGTGTCTCTTGCTCCGTAGAAGTGATAGTGGCTGCAGCAGCTTTCATTTGCTGAGCACTTATGAAGGGCCAGACAATCCCCTCTCACCCCACAGCTACCCCACAAGTGTTATGcccaatgtccgaatccccgagcgggaagagagaaggcctccaagacaatgcaactcgcaaaaagggaagtttattgctgactcgagtcagggctcctgccacaTCCAAAgcagtggtgcggggtcagagagccccgagctcaagctgttacacaaatttatagggagagcacacgccgttggtagttggtttaagcggattggttacaagtttgcaaagcaatttcattggtcaaacacACTCAAAACTTTCGCGCACACGGGACTTTcagggggtttccgccccgttcctaattggcaaacagcggtcagtgttaagctgattggttgtatccaggtggcctgataatcttaccacccagaagtaggaaggcctactcctaatctaagctgcctgccatggcgttacttctgcttgcctcacacaagAAGCTGTCATTATGCCCATCTTGCAGAGAAGGTCCCTGGCATCAGACAGGGGAAGTGACTCGCTCCACTGACACAGCCTGTGGCCTATATGTGGCAGAGTATGAACTTGAGTCTGTCTGACTCCTCACTTAGAAATCATCACCATCTTCCCTGCAAGAAAAGTCACAAATTCCTTTGCACTATGTCTGGGAGTGCACAAAGAAAACACAGCTTCTGTATTCTTTGTAAAACAActcggggagggggagagggagggcaggggagtCTGAGTGCAGATCTAAATTTAGTTCAATCCAGTTTAATTCAACAATTTAAATAGTCTCCTGAGGTTTCTTGAGTTCTTAGGGACTTAGTCTTTTTGGTAAAATTGCTCAGGGTTTTGgattcctcctctcctctccctgctcctcccaAACACAGTGGCGGGGGTAAGACCGAGGAGGTTCGCTGGTCTGATGTTGGCCGACATCCGCTGGAGTCTGGAGAGTTTGGGCCTGTCGTTGAAAACATCCACTGCTTTCCGCTTAAGTCAAATTGCTGGTGAACTGTTCTGGCCTCTCTCAGACTCACTGAGGCCTGGAGGCAGAACCGGAGACTGACACGCCATTCGATGTCAGATCTCTGTGGTCCTGTGGCCATGTCTGGGTTCTTATCCTCTTTCTAGGCTCTAAACACCATGCCCACCTTGCCTCTACCACACTGGGTTCTAAAACAGGCCCACTGGCAATCGGTTCAATGTCTAGAGCAGGGGTTCCCAATTCCCGGGGCCAGAGATTCGTGCCAGTACCAGTTGGTGGCCTGCTGGGAatcaggtcacacagcaggaggtgagcaacGGGCTAGCAAGTTTCATCTGTGTTTACAGCCACTCCGGCATCGCTCACAGTACTGCCAGAgctccacctcctgtcagatctTCAGCggcataataaatgtaattcgcttgaatcatcccgaaatcAGCCCCTACCTCATGCATGGAAAAGATAGTCGTCTGTGAatctggtccctggtgccaaagaggttggggacctctggtCTGGACCACCCAGGAACTAAGGAAGGAGCAGAGCAAGGACTGAGGTTCCGGTGGTAAGCTTTGTTATTAAATAATGCATTGATTCCCTCCTAGTTGGTAAAAGCTACCATTCCAAGCCCTCAGGTGTCTCCCCCTTCACTTGCAGCTTCCTGTATCTGGTCTAGGGATTTTCAGATCCTTCTCATACCAGAAACTAAAGAGTTAACACCTGGCACGGCAGGAAGCCGCCAAGACtatgctcaggctccaggcttcAAATGTCTTCTGAGGTTAAGTACTTTAggggtttggggggggggggcttggtttttattattattattattgttattatcgtTTTTGGTTGTTCTGAGTCTTGCATGTACATGGCActcaggcttctctagttgcagctcatTGGGCTTttttgccctgcagcatgtggggtcttagttccctgaccagggatgaacccgtgtcccctgcattggactttgctttcaCAAAATCCTCATGGTCCTTTCTATCTGAGCAGACTCTTGAAATATTAACGTAGAAGATAAACGAACATAGAAAAATCCTTTCACTCTCAGCAGGCTCTGTCCTTCAAGCCAAATGTACTATCCCATTCTGAACACCAGAAGCTTGTTGTTAACTCTATTATTTACTAATTATTACCATTACTTAATTCCTGTTATCATTACTCTTAACTCtacctttcttttttccatccCTTCTATAAACTCCTAACCTCCTGATagtatcattatccccattttatagacgaAGAATCTGGAAAGACTTATGGAAGCTGAGTAATTTTTCTGGAGTTAGAGTGAAAGTGTTACAGGCTGGACCGGAACCATTTTCAGTGGCTATTAGTGCCCACTCTCCTTGGGCAATTCACTTCCCTCCATCAACCATCCTTCCATCCCTCCCACACTGTGGACCTCCCTGACCCCTCACTCCAGCCCTGGGGGTGGCGAGGCAATGACAACAGGAGACAGCTGGCAGCTTGCATTTTACTGGAGGGCAAGGGTATCAGTCCCAGAACCAGCTAAACCTTTTCAGTCTTGACAGGCTTGAGTCCATAAGGCAGACAGCACAAGGTGGCATCTGGGCACAGGTGCATGTAGGTTTCATACTTCGTGCAGTAAGTCCGGCAGGCCCCTTGGCCATTCCAGCACCGTTTGAATTCACTTCTCCCTATGCAGAGGAGGGCCCAGGGTCAGAGAGCCACCCAGGGGGTGCAGGTTAGATCACTGGTCACAGATATTACTACAGAACAGGGTCGCCGATTAGACCACTGGCCACAAGGTTGAACACATGCCACCAGTTAGCTCTTAGACTGTGGTCATAGAGCAGCCTTCAGATCATAAGTTGAGCCACAGAACAAGAGCTATGACCATAGGTCAAGGGTCAGACTAGAGGTAACAGGCTAGACCACCGAGTCATAGATAAGACAACCTGTTACAATTTAAACCACAGATCTCAGTCCAGTTTAACCCATTCGTCACAATTCAGACCACTGGTTACAAGTCAAAGATGAATTTCTCGTCCATGTTAACCCACACCCCAAATACACTCTAAGCACTTTTCATAACAGTAGTATTCAATTACAGTTTGTCTTGTTATATTCCCAGTATATGagtaaggaaattgaggcacagacaGGTTAACAactttgtccaaggtcacacagtcatctggctccagagtccacatTTGCAACCATTATTCAAactgtattttatacatagtgacCTGTTTAATGTTAAGATTTAAtgaagaaatttcaaaaaaaatggGCCATGAAAAAGTTAAGGCTTTGGGTCAATATCCCTTCCAAAGGTCTTTGGTCACAGCATGGGGGGACGAGGGGCAgctccttcatttattcattcagcaaacgtGGGGCACTGGGAACTTTCAGTCAACTGGGAAAAGGGGATTAAAACTCaagcaaataaatacaataaGTAGAGTTGCAGTATGTGTCCTGAAATAAGTGATCAGGGTGCTGTGATGCAATTAGGACAGGTATGGGAAGTGAGGACAAAGGAGGACCACTTAGATGGGTCTGTTACAGCACTATTTCCAGATATATGACCCAGAAACTCAGAACTGGGGTtgagtgggaggtgggggggtgggggaagcttGTCTGCCTCTCCCAGGATTAAAAGACATCCCAAGGAATCCTCCCATGATCCCCTGGGCCTACCCATAAGTGTTATTCAGCCCATCACGTCCTGCCAAGGTAGAGAATTTTACAATGATACAGAGCTGGTATCAAAATGTCTATGAGACAAAGAACCCACACTCCAAAGAGGGCATGCAGTGCAATGGTTAACAGTTTGGTGTGAACCCAGCTCAGACTCCCTGGGTCCAAATCCCAGCTATGCCATTTCCCAGATGAGTGACCTTGGCCTCAGATTCTTCATCTGTACACCCCCCTTTCAGAGGGTACAGTGTCAGGCACACAGTACATGTTcaataaatggaaagatttaTCAGTATGACAGCTTAGAAAGCTGGAGCACCTAGGGCTCACTCTGGTCAACCCCTCTCATTCCAGATAAAGAAGGGGAGGGATTTGCCCGACTTCTCCTCACCAGTAAGTGGTGGGTCTGGAACCAGAACTCAAGACCTTGACTCTCAGGTGAGGTCAGTTCCTACAACAACTGCTCTTCACATATCATTGCATTTCAACCTTCCAACAGTCCTGAGATACAGAGGTTATTATTTTCTGCTCTATGATCTGCTGTCCCCTACTCATATCTTGGACTTCACCCTTCTCCACTTCTCTCCTTTTGCTCCGCTCCCTGGCCTCCCTGGCCTCCTCACCGCTCCTCCAGCACACCTATCGCCTCCTGCCTCCCTGGTTCTTGCTGCTCCTTCTGCCTGCAATGATCTCCTTTGTATTCTCACTGTAGTCAGATCTCTGCTCATGCTTCCCCCACATAAAAGATCTGAAATTCACTTCAAAATAGTTCACTGAGGAAGGGGCAGCAGGTGAATAACAAAACAGCACAGGTTCAAGTTGATAACTGTTGAAGTTGGGTGATAGATACAAGCGagtttttatactatttttttaatttatgcttgaaaatttctaaaaataaaaagcgttcttttaaaaacactacattaaatgggccaaagaactaaacagacatttctccaaagaagacatacagatggctaacaaacacatgaaaaga
This region includes:
- the DEFB124 gene encoding beta-defensin 124, producing the protein MVPCPLQHPVAMTQRLLLLVALLVLGHVPTGRSEFKRCWNGQGACRTYCTKYETYMHLCPDATLCCLPYGLKPVKTEKV